The Halorhodospira halophila genomic sequence CTAACCAGTCAGGATGGACCGTAATGGCCGCTGAATCCCTGCGAATCGCCACCCGCCGTTCCCAGCTTGCCATGTGGCAGGCCGAGCACATCGCCGCCGAACTGCAGCGCCTGCACCCCGGCCTGGAGGTGGAGCTGGTCCCCATGTCCACCCGCGGCGACGAGATCCTCGATCAGCCGCTGGCGCGCATTGGCGGCAAGGGCTTGTTCATGAAGGAACTCGAGGACGGCATGCTGCGCGGCGACGCCGATCTGGCCGTGCACTCGATGAAGGACATCCCCTGGCGCCTGCCCGACGGCTTCGCCCTGGCCGCCGTCTCGGACCGGGCCGATCCGCGGGACGCCTTCGTCTCCAACCACTACACGGACCTGGATGAGCTCCCCCACGGCGCCCGGGTCGGTACGGCGAGCCTGCGCCGTCAATGCCAGATCATGGACCGCCGGCCCGACCTGCACATCGAGGTCCTGCGCGGCAACGTCCAGACCCGGCTGCGCAAGCTCGACGATGGCGTTTACGACGCCATCATCCTGGCCGCCTCCGGGCTCGACCGCCTGGAGCTGACGCACCGCATCGCCGGGCGCCTGACGCCGGAACAGAGCCTGCCTGCGGTGGGCCAGGGTGCGCTCGGCATCGAATGCCGGGAGGGCGACGAGCGGGTCATGAAACTCGTGGAGGGTCTCAACCACGAGCCCACCCGCATCCGCATCAGCGCCGAGCGGGGCATGAACGCCCGGCTCGAGGGCAGCTGCCAGGTTCCCATCGGCGGCTACGCCGAGCTCGACGGCGACGAGGTCCACCTGCGCGGTCTGGTGGGCGCCGTTGACGGCAGCGAAGTCATCCGGGGCGAGATCCGCGGCCCCGCCGCCGATGCCGAGAACCTGGGCCGCCAGCTGGGCGACGACCTACTTGCCCGCGGGGCCGACCGCATCCTCAAGGCCCTCGCCGAGCAGCCATGACGGGGCCCCTGGACGGCACCGGCGTCGTCGTCAGCCGACCCGCCCACCAGGCGGAGGGTCTCGCTCACGCCCTGGAGGAGGCCGGCGCCGAGGTGTGGCGGTTTCCCACCCTGGAGATCGCCGCCGAGCCGGACGACGCGGCACGGCAGGAGGCAGCCCGGCAGGCCGCCGGCGCCGACTGGCTGATCTTCGTCAGTCAGAACGCCGTCGACCACGGGCTGCCACGCATCCGCGCCGCCGGTGGCCCCGCCGCCCACGCCCGCTGCGCCACCGTCGGCCGGGGCACCGCCGAGGCACTTCGTCGCAACGGCATCGAGGAGGTGCTCTACCCCCGCCATGGCGCCACGAGCGAGGATCTGCTGGAGGAAACGGAACTTGGCAGCATCAGCTCGGGGCGTGTCATGATAGTCCGCGGAGTCGGAGGGCGGCCGCACTTGGCCGAGACACTCCGCGACTGTGGCGCCGAGGTGGGTTTTCTGGAAGTCTATCGACGCATCCGGCCGTCGGCCGACCCCACCCCGCTGCTCGCGGCCGCCGAGGCCGACCGCGTTCAGGTCGTCATCGCCACCAGCGGCGAGGTTCTGGAGAACTTCCTGGAGCTCGTCGGGGACCGTGGCCGACGGTGGCTCGCCCGGGCTGCGGTGGTCGTCATCGGCGACCGGGTGGCGGTCATGGCGAGCCCCCACGCCGGACATGTCGAGATCGCGGCAACCGCGGCGGAAGAAGAGCTCACGGCGGCCACCGCACGCGCCGCCAGGGCCGTGGCAGAGATCAGGAGTAGGCGAAGATGAGCAACCCCAACCGTCCGGAGGACCGGAATCGCCCGGAGGATCCGAACCGCGGCGCGCAGAGTTCCTCCGAATCGCGCAGCGGTGATAGCCCGCGTCGCGGCGATGCCCGCCCAGGGCAGCCCGCCCCCCAGCCCGGCGCTGCCACCGGCAGCGGCAGCCAGGAGAGCGCCGGCGGTGGCCAGAGCGATACCCGGCCCGGTGAACAGCCGGGCGAGGCGGGCAGCAGCAGCGACGCCACCGGCCAGGAACGTTCCAGCAGCGCCGCCGCGAGCACCCAATCGAGCCAGGAGCAAGCCTCCGGCGGCGACGACAAGGAAGGCAAGGAGGACCACAAGGGTAAGGAGCAGGACAGCGGCAAGTCCGGCTCCGGAAGTGGCGGCGGCAGCGACGGAGGCGGTGGCAGTCGGCTGAGTTCCACCCCCGAACCGCGCAGCCGTTTCACCCTGTGGTTCGTCATCGTTCTGCTCGGCGGCGGCACCATTGCTGCGGGCGTCTACGGTTATCAGCTCTACGAGGAACTGCAGGCCGCTCAGCAAGAGCTCGACGAGCGCGTCGCCGCCCAGGAGGAGCGCGATGCCGAGCTCGACGAGACCCTTGAGAAGGCACGCGAGCAGGCCGAGGCCGCCGCCCGCCTGGAAGAGTACCTGGAGGACTTCGACGCCCTCGCCGCGGACGTCGAGGCAGCCAAGCAGGCTAGCGACGATACCGCCGATAGCCTGGCGTCACTGGAGTCCCGCGTGGACGATCTGGCCGCCCGGTTCGATGAGCTGGGCGATGCGGAGGGCGTCGGCGAGGCCGCGCTGGGGGATCTGGACGCGCGACTGACCGAGCGCATGGACGAGATCGAGTCCCGCCTTGAAGAGCGGGTCGAGGAACTTGCTGCGGCGCAGGAGGGGCTCGACGAGGACATGGAGCGCCTCGGGGCGCGCAGCGAGCAGGAAGAGGAAGGCTGGCTGAAGGCCGAGGCCGGCTACCTGGCGCAGATTGCCATCCACCGGGTCCGCCACCACCACGACGTGGATTCCGCCTTGGCCGCCCTGCGGGGCGCCGACGGCCTCCTGGCCGAACTCGGCGGCGAGAGCATCCCGGAGCGCCAAGCCATCCGCGAGGCCATCGACGCCCTGCTCGACTACTCCGGCCCGGATATTGGCGGCATCCGCGAGCGCATCACTGCGCGCATGGACGAGATCAATGACCTTGCCCTCACCGGCGATCCGGGCGAGGGCGTGGCCCCGGATCTGCCGGAGCTCGACGAAGCCGAGGAGGGCTGGCGGGGCGCTCTGAGTCGGGCCTGGAGCCGCCTGCGCGAGGGACTCGGTGAGCTGGTCCGGGTGCAACACGAGGAGGAGCTGGAAGAACTCCTCACCCCGGAGCAGCAGTACTTCCTGCGCGAGGGGCTGCGTCTGCAGCTGGAGAGCGTCCTGCTGGCACTGCACAGCGGCGACCAAGAGAGCTATCGCGCCGGGCTGGAGCGGGCCGCCGGGTGGCTGGAACGCCGCTTCGACACCGACGACGAGCGCGTCGCCGAGGCCAGAGACGACCTACTGGACTTGGCCGACGAGCCGATCCGGCACGACCTGCCGGATATCGAACCCCTCCTTGAACCAGTGAAGCCGTTCTGACATGCGCCGCCTGTTCATCTACCTACTGATCCTGGCCGGTGCCGTACTTACGGCGCTGTACTTCAACCAGCAGGAGGGCTACGTGATGCTCTCCGTGGGGCCTTGGCGGCTGGAGATGAGCTTGCTCTTCTCCGCCGTGGTCCTGGGGCTCTTGGTCCTCCTGCTCTACCTGGCCCTGGCCGCCCTTGGGCGGCTGTGGAGCATGCCGCGCCGGCTGCGTAGCTGGCAGGGCCAGCGGCGGCAGGAGTCGGCCCGCACAGAACTCACCTCCGGGCTGCTGCGCTTTGCCGAGGGTGACTACGACACCGCCGAAAAGCAGCTGGTGCACAGCGCCCGGCGCAGCGAGGCGCCCCTGGTGAACTACCTGACCGCGGCGATCGCCGCCCAGCGCCGGGGCGCCCGCGAGGTGCGGGACGGCTACCTGACCACGGCCGAGAAGAGCGGGCCCGACGCCAACCTGGCGGTCCGGCTGCTCCAGGCGCAGCTGCAGGCCGAATCGGGGCAGTGGGAAGAGGCTCAGGCGAGCGTGTCGGCCGTCCTCGATAAGGAGCCCAAGCATCGCCGGGCCCTGGAGCTGATGATCGGCTGCTGTCGCGCCCTGGGCGACTGGGAGCGGCTCGAGCCCCTGCTGCCGCGCATCGACCGCCAAGGCATCCTGCCCAAGAACGAACTCCTCGATCTCAACCGCTGGGTGGCCCGAGAGCGCCTGGCGCGGGCCTCCGGCGAGGACAAGCAGGCCCTGCAAGAGGCGTGGCAGGACCTGAGCCGGGGCCTGCGCAAGGATCCCGAGGTGCTCTGCGCCTACGTGGACGGGCTGATCACCCTCGGGGAGGTACAGAGCGCCGAGGAGCTCATCCAGAAGCAGCTGCAGAAGGAGTGGAACCCCGAGCTGCTCGAGCGCTACGCTCGCCTGCCGGCCGACGACACCGCCACCTACGCGACGCGGCTGGAGAAGGCCGAGGGCTGGATCCAAGCCCACCGGGACGATCCGAAGACCCTCTACGCCGCGGGCATCCTGGCCCTGCAGGCCGAGCAGTGGGACCGGGCCCGGGACTACCTGCAGGCCGCCGTGGACCAGACGGCCCGGCCGGAGTACCTGCGCACCCTCGGTGCCCTGCAGGAGCATCTGGGGGACTACGACGGGGCCCGGGCCACCTATCGCCTGGCCATGGACCTCTCCGGCGCCGGCAGCGACGCCCTCCCTGGTCTGCCGGGGCCCGCCCCGGAGCACCCGGCGGCGCCGGAGCTCGAGGAGGGCCGCTCGGACGCCCCCCCCGACTACGCCCCCGGCGACGACACCGAGGGGCGACCCCGCAACGACTGACACCCACGCTGCGGGCGACCGGCGGGCAAACGAGAGGCCCCGGGCCACTTAGAGTGGCCCGGGGCCTTTTTCGTACCCCCTTCTGCCGCCGCCCCGGCGCTACGTCTGCTTCCCGGCGTCCACAGCCTCGGTCATCTGCGCCTCGACCACCGACAGGGCGGTGAGGTTGACGATGGCCCGGACCGTCGAGGACGGCGTTAGCAGGTGGGCCGGCTTGGCGGTCCCGAGCAGGATCGGCCCCACCGAGACACTGTCGGTGGTCGCCTTGAGCAGATTGAAGGAGATGTTGGCGGCGTCCAGCCCGGGCATGATCAGCAGGTTCGCTTCGCCCTCCAGCTGCGCATCGGGGAAGATGCGCCGCCGCACCTCCTCGGAGATCGCCGCATCGCCGTGCATCTCGCCCTCGACCTCGAGGGCCGGGTCCCGATCCTGGATCAGCTCCAGGGCGTGGCGCATCTTTTCCGCCGATGGCTGCGACGAGGTCCCGAAGTTCGAGTGCGAGAGCAGGGCCACCTTCGGCGTGGTTCCGAAACGGCGCACCTCATCGGCGGCCAGCAGGGTCATCTCGGCAATCTCGTGGGGGTTGGGATCCTGGTTGACGTAGGTGTCCGCCAGGAAGAAAGTCCCCTTGGGCATGATCAGCACGTTCATGGCCGCCAGGTTCCGCACCCCACGGCGTCGACCGATAACGTCCTGGATATGCTGCATCTGCCGCTGGTAGCGCCCCTCGATACCGCCGACCAGGGCATCTGCATCGCCCAAGTGGACCATCAGCGCACCGATGACGGTATTGCGCGTGCGCACCACGGTCCGTGCCCGCGCCGGGGTCACACCGCGGCGGGCCATCAGGTGGTAGTACGCCTGCCAGTAGTCGCGGTAGCGCGGGTCGCCCTCCGGGTCGACCAGCTCGAAGTCCTCGTCGATCTGCACGCGCAGGCCGAGCTGACGCAGCCGCTTCTCGACCACTCGCCGCCGCCCGACCACGATGGGCCGCGCCAGATTCTCGTCCACGACCAGCTGCACGGCGCGCAGGATGCGCTCCTCCTCGCCGTCGGTGTAAACCACCCGCTTGGGCTGCTCGCGGGCGCGCTCGAAGATCGGCTTCATCACCAGGCCCGACTGGAACACGTACTGCTGCAGCTGCAGCCGATAGGCCTCGAAGTCGTTGATCGGCCGGCAGGCAACCCCGCTCTCCATGGCGGCGTGGGCCACTGCCGGCGCCACGCGGCTGATCAACCGGGGGTCGAACGGCTTGGGGATCAGGTAGTCGGCCCCGAAGCTCCAGGGCCGCCCCCCGTAGGCCGCCACCACTTCCTCGGAGGACTCCTCGGTGGCCAGGTCGGCGATGGCCTCCACCGCGGCGATCTTCATCGCCTCGTTGATGGCGCTGGCGCCCACGTCCAGCGCCCCACGGAAGATGAATGGGAAGCACAGGACGTTGTTCACCTGGTTCGGATAATCCGAGCGGCCGGTGGCGAGCACCGCATCGGGACGGGCCTCCCGCGCCTCCTCGGGGAGGATCTCGGGGACCGGATTGGCCAGCGCCATGATGATCGGCCGATCGGCCATCAGATTGACCATCTCGGCGTTGAGCACCCCCGGTGCCGACAGGCCCAGGAAGATATCCGCACCCTCGATCACTTCACGCAGGCTCCGCGCGGCCGTCTCCCGGGCGTAGCCCTCCTTGCGCGGATCCATGTACTCCTTGCGCCCCTTATAGACCACGCCCTTTCGATCGGTGACGGTGATCTGCTCCCTGGGCAGGCCCATGGCCACCAGCAGGTCGAGGCAGGCGATAGCCGCCGCCCCGGCACCGGAGCAGACCAGGGTGACGTCCTCCAGGCGCTTACCCACCACGCGCAGGCCGTTGCGGATGGCCGCGGCGGTGATGATGGCGGTGCCGTGTTGATCGTCGTGGAAGACCGGGATGTTCATCCGGCGCTTGAGGGCCTCCTCGATCTCGAAGCACTCCGGCGCCTTGATGTCCTCCAGGTTGATGCCCCCGAAGGTCGGCTCCAGGGCGGAGACGATGTCGACGAAGCGCTCGGCGTCCGGCTCGTCGACCTCGATATCGAAGACATCGATGCCGGCGAACTTCTTGAACAGGACGCCCTTGCCCTCCATCACCGGCTTCGACGCCAGCGGACCGATGTTGCCCAGTCCGAGGACGGCGGAGCCGTTGGTGATCACCGCCACCAGGTTGCCCCGGGTGGTCATGGCGGCCGCCTCGCGGGGATCGTTGACAATGGCTTCGCAGGCCGAGGCCACGCCGGGCGAGTAGGCCAGGGCGAGGTCACGCTGGTTAGCCAGCGGTTTGCTGGGGATGACCTCGATCTTGCCAGGGGTTGGCTGTCGGTGGTATTCGAGGGCGGCTTCTTTGAAGTCGTCGGACATATAAATTCCCTTGGGGTGTTGAATCAGCCCAGTATAGGGTGAGCTTGATGCTTGCTTCCAGGGTGGCCGGGCCTACCGGGCCGGGTAGGTCCGCGCCAGGAAACGCTCCACGGCAGCCGCGAAGGCCTCGGGCTGCTCGGCGTGCAGCCAGTGACCAGCGCCCTCCAGGGCCTCGAACTCGGCCGCCGGAAAATACCCGGCCGCGGCATCCCGGTGCCGGACCGGGTCGAAGTAGTCAGAGGCCGTTCCATAGAGGAACAGTGCCGGGCCGTCATAAGTACCCGCCAGATCCGGAAAACCCTGTATATCCGGCACCGCCTCGGCGAGGAGCTGCAACGGGATACGCCACTGGTAACCACCCCCGGCGGCAGGGACCAGGTTGGTCAGCAGGAACTGGCGGACCGCCGGCGACGTGATCTCGGCCGCCAGGGCGGCATCCACCTCGCGCCGACTGGCGGCCCCGGCCACATCGACCCGTTGCAGGGCGGCGATCACGGTGGCGTGCTCGTGCCGGTAGGCCACCGGAGCGATGTCTGCGGCGACCACCGCCGCCACCCGCCGAGGCCGGGTCAGGGCGAGGGTCATGGCCACCTTGCCGCCCATGGAGTGGCCCAGCACGGCCACCCGCTCAACACCCTCGCGATCGAGCAGCGCCTCCACATCGGTGGCCAGTGCCGGGTAGTCCATGCCCGGCCGATGCGGTGACCGGCCGTGGTTGCGCAGATCCGGGGTCAACACCCGGTAGTCAGCGGCGAAGCGGCGGGTGAAGCGGTTGAGGTTGCCGCCACTGCCGTAGAGGCCGTGGAGCAGGAGCAGCGGCGCCCCCGCACCGCGGGTGGTCAGGGAGAGTTGCACCGGTTCGCGCATAGGACCTCGTATGATTCAGGACTCGGGGAGACGGCGGGCATCGCCCACCTGGACCAGCGCCTTGAGCTCCTGGACGGCCACGGCCAGGACGGCGCCGCCCGGCGCCGCGCTCTGCTGCACCTCGGCCAGCACGGTCTGCAGGCGCTCCAACGCCACGCGCCGCTCGCCCAGGAAACCGTCGACGGCCGCCGGATCGGCGCCGCGGGTCGCCACCAGCTGCGCCGTCAGGCCGCGCAACTGGAGATCGTAATCCGCCACCAGCCCCTCGCGGAAGCGCACCTGCCAACCGTCATGGGCCTCGAGCCGCTCCAACCGCCGACGCAGACCCGCCAGGCCGAGGCCCTCGACCAGACGGAAGTGGCTGGCTGCGATGGCCAGGATGTCGGCCCCGGTGGATTCTGCCACCTTCACCCAGTCCAGCGCCGGGTAGAGCTCGGGCAGGGTCGCCATCCGCCGCGCCAGCCCCGGCGGCAGGCCGGCCTGCTCGAGCCGCTTTCCCTCGGCCGCCAGAGCCTCCGCCCGAGCGGCGGGCAGCAGATCGCTGAGGTGCTCGTTGAGCCGCTGCAGGCTCGGCCGCACGCGAGATACCGCAGCCGCGGCGCCGCCCTCGGCGTCCCCGAGCCCGGCACCGAGGTTGCGCAGCAGCCACAGCGTCGCGTGCTCGTGGAGTTCTCGCACCCCCTGGAGCAGGCCGGTGACCACGCCGTGGTCCACCTCGCTCGCCCGCGCCTCGACACCCTCCCAGGCGGCGTCGAGCGCGAACATCGCCTCGGCCACGAACCACGCCCGCACCACCTCCGCCACCTCGCAGCCCGAGCGCGCGGCCAGCCGCGCGCAGAAGGTCTCGCCCATGCGGTTGACCACCCGGTTGGCGGCGGCGGTGGCCACCAGTTCCCGGCGCAGACGGTGGCCGCGGACGCGCTCGGCGTAACGCTCGCCGAGCGCCGGCGGGAAGTAGTCGAACAGCAACGGCTCCATGAACGCCTCACCGGGCAGCGCCGAGGCGCGCAGTTCGCGCTGGACGACGATCTTGGCGTAGGCCAGTAGTACCGCCAGTTCGGGCCGCAGCAGCCCCAACTCCCGCGCGGCCCGCTCGGCCAGTGCCTCATCGTCGGGCAGCCCCTCGAGGGTCCGATCGAGAACGCCGTCACGCTCGAGCCGGCGCATCAGCTCGGCGTGCTCATCGAGCCGCGCCGTGGCCTCGGCTTCGGCCAGGCTCAGGGCGCCGGCCTGGGCGCGGCAGGTCTCGAGGACCCGTTCCGCCACCTCCTCGGTCATTTCCGCCAGAAGCGCATCACGGTGACGGCCGGTGAGTTCGCCGTCGTCGCGGGCTTCGTTAAGCAGGATTTTGATATTGACCTCGTGGTCGGAGCAGGCCACACCGCCGACGTTGTCGATGGCGTCGGTGTTGATCCGGCCGCCGGCGGCGGCGTACTCCACCCGCGCCGCCTGGGTGAAGCCCAGGTTGCCGCCCTCGCCCACCACGCGGCAGCGCAGCTGACGCGCGTCGATTCGCACTCCGTCGGTGGCCTTGTCGCCGACCTCGGTGTGGCTCTGCTCCCGGGCCTTGACGTAGGTACCGATGCCGCCGTTCCAGAGCAGATCCACCGGGGCGCGCAGCACAGCCTGGATGAGCTGGTCCGGGGTCAGCTCAGCGGTCTCAATGCCGAGCGCCCGGCACGCCTCGGAGGAGAGCGAGACGGACTTGGCACTGCGCGGATAGACGCCGCCGCCGGCGGAGATCCGCGCCGGATCGTAGTCCGCCCAGCTAGAACCCTCCAGAGCGAACAGCCGCTGACGCTCAGCGTAGGCAAGCGCCGCGTCCGGCTGCGGGTCGATGAAGACGTGCCGGTGGTCGAAGGCGGCCACCAGGCGGATCTGCTCGGAGCAGAGCATGCCGTTGCCGAAGACATCGCCGGACATGTCGCCGATGCCGACTACTGTCAGAGGCTCGCGCTGGACATCGCGACCAAGCTCGCGGAAGTGCCGCCGCACCGACTCCCAGGCACCGCGCGCGGTGATGCCCATCGCCTTGTGGTCGTAACCAGCCGAGCCACCCGAGGCGAAGGCATCGTCCAACCAGAAGCCGTGGGCCGCCGAAACGCTGTTGGCCAGATCCGAGAAGCTAGCCGTACCCTTGTCCGCCGCGACCACTAGATAGGGGTCGTCACCGTCGTGGCGGAGCACCCCTTCCGGCGGCACCACCCGGCCATCGCGGAGGTTGTCGGTAACCTGGAGCAGCGCCTCGATGTAGGACCGGTAGGCGTCGCGGACCGCTTCACGCTGCGCCGCCCCGGCGCCGGGCAAATCCTTGACCACGAAACCGCCCTTGGCCCCGACCGGCACGATAGCGGCGTTTTTGACCATCTGCGCTTTCATCAGCCCGAGCACCTCACTGCGGAAATCCTCGCGCCGCGTCGACCAGCGCAGCCCGCCGCGGGCCACCTCGCCGCCGCGCAGGTGAACCCCCTCGAAGGCCGGGGCATAGACGAAGATCTCCGCCCACGGCACCGGCCGCGGCAGGTCGGGGATACTGGCCGGATGCAGCTTGAGGGCCAGCGGTGCCCCTGTCGCGGCGGTGTAGTGGTTGGTGCGGGCGGTGGCCTCCAGCGCCGCCAGCAGCTGGCGCAGGATCCGATCCTGATCCAGGCTGGCCACCCCCTGCAGCGCCTCGCGGATGGCCGCCGCCTCGCCGGCGACCCGCTCGGCGTCGGCGCGTCCGGGGTCGAAGCGGGCGTGGAAAAGGGCCACCAGCAGCGCGGCGATGCGCGGATGCGCCGCCAGGGTCTCGGCCATGTAGGCCTGGGAGAAGGTGCTCCCGATCTGACGCAGATAGCGGGCATAGGCACGCAGCACAGCCACCTCGCGCCAGTCCAGGCCAGCGGCCAGGACCAGGCGATTGAAGCCGTCGCTCTCGGCCGCCTGTGACCAGACGGCGCCGAAGGCGTCGCGGAAACGCTCGCCCACCGCCTGGGGGTCGCACCCCCCCACCCCCTGCCAGCACAGACCGAAATCGTGAATCCAGCAGACCGGAGCACCGGTGGCGGCGACCTCGAAGGGTTGCTCGTCCACCACCCGCAGGCCCATGTCCTCGAACACCGGCAGCGCGTCGGAAAGGCTGGCCGGGCGTGCCCCGTGGAAGAGTTTGAAGCGCAGCGCCCCAGCACCGGCCTCCACGGGCCGGTAGAGGACCATCTGCGGGCCCGCGCCGCGGTTCACGCGCTCGATCCGCTCTACGTCCTGGGCCGCCACCCGGGCGGGCACCCCCTCCTGGTAGGCCACCGGGAAGGCGTCGGCGTAGCACTGCGCCAGGCGACTGCCCTGTTCCTCGCCGAGCCGCTCGTGCAGAGCCTCCTGCAGGCTGTCGGCCCACGAGCGCACGGCCTCGGCCAGACGCCCCTCGAGAGCGCACAGGTCGACATCGGGCACGCCGCGCCCGGGCAGGGGCAGGATGAAGCGGATGCGCGCCAGGAGCGACTCGCCGATCTGGACGCTGAAATCGCTCTCGGGCGCCCCCAGGGCCTGCTCGAGGCGGGCCTGGATGCGCCGCCGATTGGCCGTGTCGTAGCGCTCCCGCGGGACGTAGACCAGGCAGGAGGCGAAGCGCTGCCAGGGATCGTAGCGCACCAGCAGGCGCACCCGCGGGCGCTCGCGCAGGTGGAGCACGGCGCGAGCGATGCGCTCGAGTTCGTCAACCTCGATCTGGAAGAGCTCGTCCCGCGGGTAGGTCTCAAGGATGTTGAGCAGCGCCTTACCGGCGTGACTCTCGGCCGGGTAACCGGCGCGCTGAAGGACCGTGGCCACCTTGCGGCGCAGCAGCGGAATCTCCTGAGCGCTGCGGTAGTAGGCCGCCGAGGTGTAGAGACCCAGGAAACGGTGCTCGCCCACCACCCGCCCCTGCGCATCGAAACGTTTGACCCCGAGGTAGTCCATGGGGCCGGGACGGTGCACCGGCGAGCGGGCGTTGGTCTGGGTCAGGATCAGCGGCTCGGGCTCCAGTGCGCGCTCCTGCACCTCCGGGGCCAGAGCGGCAAAGCGCAGCGAGGGGGTCGCCGGCGCGTGACGCAGGATGCCGCAGGCCCGGTCCGGCTCCGGCACCAGGCAGAGGCCGTCGTCGGCCTGCTCGAGGCGGTAGGCCCGGTAGCCGATGAAGGTGAAATGGTGCTCGGCCGCCCAACGCAGAAAGGCGTCCACCTCGGCCCGGTCTGCGGCGGCGAGCCCGGGTGGCGGACACTCCTGGAGCTCGTCGGCGGCAGCCAGGAGCTGGCTGCGCATCGCGCGCCAGTCGTCGACAACGGTGGCGACGTCGTCGAGGACGGCCTGCAGTCGCCGATGCAGGGCATCAAGCTCCTCGGGGGCGGTGCGCCGATCCACCTCGAAGTGCATGAACGCGGTCAGGGGGGCATCCGCGTCGTCCACCGCCGCGACGCCCTCGCCCCCTTCCTGGCGGCGCACGGCGAGCACCGGGTGGAACAAACGGTGGATGGCGAGCCCCTGCTGCTGCAGGGCCATGGTCACCGAATCGATCAGGAAGGCACGGTCGTCGACGACCAGGTCGACGACGGTGTGACGGCTCTCCCAGCCGTGCTGCTCCGGGTCCGGGTTGTAGACGCGAATCGCCGCCTGGCCTGGCGGCCGGCGCCCGGCCAGGCGCCAGTGGGCGACGGCGGCGCCGAGGAGGTCCTCGGGATCCCGATCCTCGAGATCCTCGGCCGCGACCCGGGCGTAATAGCGCGTCACGAAACGCGCCAGATCGTCCGCCTGTTGTCGGGGCCAGCGCCTGCCGATCCGCTCGCCCAGGCGTCGACGCGGATCGTCGCTGCCGCCGCAACCCCGCTCACCAGCACCGCTCATCACCTGCCCCTCTGTCCGCCAGCCCCCCCACCCCGCGTGGCGCGCCACTCCACTGTAGTGGCTCGGGGGGCACCGCGGCCAGGGAGGCGGCCGCTACACCTTGACCTGGGCAGCGGCCGCCTCGAGGGCGCGGCACAGGGGCCCGGGCAACCGGTGGCGGGGCTCGTAGCTCTCCAGCAGGTTCTTCACCGACAGGCCC encodes the following:
- a CDS encoding uroporphyrinogen-III C-methyltransferase, with amino-acid sequence MSNPNRPEDRNRPEDPNRGAQSSSESRSGDSPRRGDARPGQPAPQPGAATGSGSQESAGGGQSDTRPGEQPGEAGSSSDATGQERSSSAAASTQSSQEQASGGDDKEGKEDHKGKEQDSGKSGSGSGGGSDGGGGSRLSSTPEPRSRFTLWFVIVLLGGGTIAAGVYGYQLYEELQAAQQELDERVAAQEERDAELDETLEKAREQAEAAARLEEYLEDFDALAADVEAAKQASDDTADSLASLESRVDDLAARFDELGDAEGVGEAALGDLDARLTERMDEIESRLEERVEELAAAQEGLDEDMERLGARSEQEEEGWLKAEAGYLAQIAIHRVRHHHDVDSALAALRGADGLLAELGGESIPERQAIREAIDALLDYSGPDIGGIRERITARMDEINDLALTGDPGEGVAPDLPELDEAEEGWRGALSRAWSRLREGLGELVRVQHEEELEELLTPEQQYFLREGLRLQLESVLLALHSGDQESYRAGLERAAGWLERRFDTDDERVAEARDDLLDLADEPIRHDLPDIEPLLEPVKPF
- a CDS encoding uroporphyrinogen-III synthase, which gives rise to MTGPLDGTGVVVSRPAHQAEGLAHALEEAGAEVWRFPTLEIAAEPDDAARQEAARQAAGADWLIFVSQNAVDHGLPRIRAAGGPAAHARCATVGRGTAEALRRNGIEEVLYPRHGATSEDLLEETELGSISSGRVMIVRGVGGRPHLAETLRDCGAEVGFLEVYRRIRPSADPTPLLAAAEADRVQVVIATSGEVLENFLELVGDRGRRWLARAAVVVIGDRVAVMASPHAGHVEIAATAAEEELTAATARAARAVAEIRSRRR
- a CDS encoding heme biosynthesis HemY N-terminal domain-containing protein, translated to MRRLFIYLLILAGAVLTALYFNQQEGYVMLSVGPWRLEMSLLFSAVVLGLLVLLLYLALAALGRLWSMPRRLRSWQGQRRQESARTELTSGLLRFAEGDYDTAEKQLVHSARRSEAPLVNYLTAAIAAQRRGAREVRDGYLTTAEKSGPDANLAVRLLQAQLQAESGQWEEAQASVSAVLDKEPKHRRALELMIGCCRALGDWERLEPLLPRIDRQGILPKNELLDLNRWVARERLARASGEDKQALQEAWQDLSRGLRKDPEVLCAYVDGLITLGEVQSAEELIQKQLQKEWNPELLERYARLPADDTATYATRLEKAEGWIQAHRDDPKTLYAAGILALQAEQWDRARDYLQAAVDQTARPEYLRTLGALQEHLGDYDGARATYRLAMDLSGAGSDALPGLPGPAPEHPAAPELEEGRSDAPPDYAPGDDTEGRPRND
- the hemC gene encoding hydroxymethylbilane synthase — translated: MAAESLRIATRRSQLAMWQAEHIAAELQRLHPGLEVELVPMSTRGDEILDQPLARIGGKGLFMKELEDGMLRGDADLAVHSMKDIPWRLPDGFALAAVSDRADPRDAFVSNHYTDLDELPHGARVGTASLRRQCQIMDRRPDLHIEVLRGNVQTRLRKLDDGVYDAIILAASGLDRLELTHRIAGRLTPEQSLPAVGQGALGIECREGDERVMKLVEGLNHEPTRIRISAERGMNARLEGSCQVPIGGYAELDGDEVHLRGLVGAVDGSEVIRGEIRGPAADAENLGRQLGDDLLARGADRILKALAEQP
- a CDS encoding alpha/beta fold hydrolase — translated: MREPVQLSLTTRGAGAPLLLLHGLYGSGGNLNRFTRRFAADYRVLTPDLRNHGRSPHRPGMDYPALATDVEALLDREGVERVAVLGHSMGGKVAMTLALTRPRRVAAVVAADIAPVAYRHEHATVIAALQRVDVAGAASRREVDAALAAEITSPAVRQFLLTNLVPAAGGGYQWRIPLQLLAEAVPDIQGFPDLAGTYDGPALFLYGTASDYFDPVRHRDAAAGYFPAAEFEALEGAGHWLHAEQPEAFAAAVERFLARTYPAR
- a CDS encoding NADP-dependent malic enzyme, producing MSDDFKEAALEYHRQPTPGKIEVIPSKPLANQRDLALAYSPGVASACEAIVNDPREAAAMTTRGNLVAVITNGSAVLGLGNIGPLASKPVMEGKGVLFKKFAGIDVFDIEVDEPDAERFVDIVSALEPTFGGINLEDIKAPECFEIEEALKRRMNIPVFHDDQHGTAIITAAAIRNGLRVVGKRLEDVTLVCSGAGAAAIACLDLLVAMGLPREQITVTDRKGVVYKGRKEYMDPRKEGYARETAARSLREVIEGADIFLGLSAPGVLNAEMVNLMADRPIIMALANPVPEILPEEAREARPDAVLATGRSDYPNQVNNVLCFPFIFRGALDVGASAINEAMKIAAVEAIADLATEESSEEVVAAYGGRPWSFGADYLIPKPFDPRLISRVAPAVAHAAMESGVACRPINDFEAYRLQLQQYVFQSGLVMKPIFERAREQPKRVVYTDGEEERILRAVQLVVDENLARPIVVGRRRVVEKRLRQLGLRVQIDEDFELVDPEGDPRYRDYWQAYYHLMARRGVTPARARTVVRTRNTVIGALMVHLGDADALVGGIEGRYQRQMQHIQDVIGRRRGVRNLAAMNVLIMPKGTFFLADTYVNQDPNPHEIAEMTLLAADEVRRFGTTPKVALLSHSNFGTSSQPSAEKMRHALELIQDRDPALEVEGEMHGDAAISEEVRRRIFPDAQLEGEANLLIMPGLDAANISFNLLKATTDSVSVGPILLGTAKPAHLLTPSSTVRAIVNLTALSVVEAQMTEAVDAGKQT